AAACCCTTCGTCGCAATCAAAGGCCGACGAAATCTTATAAGCCGGAAAGGCATCAGTTAGCTTTCCTATAAGATTTTCGAGTGTATCCTGTTCGTCTTCAATAATTAAGATGTGCTTCATAATCAAAAAGCGGTTATAAATATTCCAATCTCACTTCCTTTGTTTTTTACGGCATCAAAGCGAATGCTTCCCTTTATTTCATTTACACGCATACGCATATTGCCAATACCGTGGCCTTTTTTTAGATCCTCGTCCGTAAACCCTATTCCGTTATCCGTTATGGTAACATCGATATTTTTATTTGTTTTCTGGAATTTTACGTTGGCCGTTGTTGCTTGTGAATGGTTTTTTATATTGGAAATTGCCTCGCTGATGATAAGGTACAGGTTTCTTTTGATGGTATCGTCCACCTCTGCCCAAGGGATGGTATGGATGCCGGCGTGGGTTATTTTTAAGGAGTCGCTATTATAATCAAATAGCAGGTTGATTATTTGATCGTCGAATTCCAGTTGTGAAAAAGGAATTTGAAACAATTCGTGGGAGAGGAGCCTGATGCTGTCTTTTACTTCCCGAACCTTCTTCGCTATTTCCACTTCTCCTTTTTGTTCGAGATTTGAAGCGATTTTTTCCAAATCCTTCGCTTTGGTGGAATGCAGATCGGCCCCTATTTTTTCGTGTTCTTTTTGTTTTGTTTGGGCAATGTTGATTATGTGTTCGTCACGAAGTTTCCGCCTGCGGTTTTTCGAATAGTAAAAAATGCCAAAAATGCCGAGAAAGGCAGTTAAGGCTATAAAGCCATAGCGTTGGTTGAGGTTTGTGGCTTGTTGTACCTTTAGTTCCTTTTCTGCATTGTCTTGTTTTAGTTGTAGGTTTTCCTTTTCCTTTTCCTGTGTTTCATATTTTATCTTATAGTCAGTAACTTGGGCAGTAACCTGGGTATTATACAGCATGTCTTCAATTTCTTTAAACTTTTTATGGTATTCCAATGCCACTTCAAAGTTGCCCCGATTTTCATAAATTTCAGATAAAGATTCATAAGTAAGTAAAATAAGTACGGGTTGAATTTCTTGATGTTTATTAGTCTCTAGAACTTCTAAAAGGAATTTTTTAGCCTTATCATATTTTTTTTGATGTAGGTAAAAATCACCAAGATTATATGTATTTGCTGCTTTAAATATATGCTCAGTATTTTTTACGATATTATATTGAGCATTATAAATTTTCAATCTTTCTTCATCATCTTTTGATATATAGGCAATATTAGCAGATGAAGAATACGCAACATATAATAGGTATAAATTATTAATAGATTTAAAATAATTGATTGAAGAATCAATAAGGACTTTTGCGCGGTCTAAAGAATCAACAGAAATTATGCCATCAGCATACTTTTGTTGTGACCAAGCCAATAAATAGGAATTTTTAGAAGATTTTGAAAATAAGTATTGCTTTTTACCTGATATATAATCGCCGCCAGCTTTTTTAAAAAGATTATTTTCGTATTCTTCGATATTGTATAAAGTTAAGGTATCTCTTGCCTTATTGGAAAATTCCTTTGATTTTTTTAAAAATCGAATTTGTCTATTTTTATCTCCAATTAAAGAATAATATCTTGATAATTCAAAATTATAAACTCCAGCAAGTTTGGCATCTTTCTTATCAATAATTTGGACGGCTTTTGTGTAGTAAAATACAGCGCTGTCTTTTAGGGCGACATCTTTATAATAAATTCCCATCAAATTATAATCTCTCGCTAGTCTAATGGAATCCTGATTTTGCCGATCAAGTGTAATACTTTTTTTTAAAAATGAATATACACTATCGTATTGAAACCGTATAAGTTTTACATAAGCTTTAGCAGCATATGCATCGCTCCCAAAAGGTTTTGTTTCAATTTTCAATAACGAATCGCTGATTGAGTTTGCTAAATCTGGATTTGTATATTTCAAATTTTCAATGTAATGAAAATTCTTATTAGCAGTAGTGCTTTCTTGGGCTAAAATTTTAAAGCTGGTAAATAAAAAGAGTAAGCTTAAAAGCTTTGTGCATAAAGCAAATTTAAAGATTTTTGTGTAATATGTTTTTTTCATGATAAAACGATTGATGCATTTAAAATTAAATGTTAAATACCTGCAAATCAAATAAAGTAATAGAAAATATGAATGATGTTATTTTCATTCTTATGTAGTAAGTTTTCATTTTATTGGGTGACATTTTCACCTTATTTTGAATTTCTATTAACATAAAAATGAGTTGGAAGAGCCACTTTATGGTTCAATGTAGTGTCAAATTGTGCAATATTGGACCTTGCCTTTCACTTACTGACCCGCAAATTCTCATCAATATTAGGTCTGTTTTCATTTAATTTTTTTCAGAGAGGTATTAATGCCGAAACTTGGCAGCTTAATAATCAATAAATTCTAAGATTATGAAAAAAATTATTCTTGCACTTTTTTTGATTGGTAATTGCACCTTCGCGCAGCTAACTTCCATTCCGGATCCAAATTTTGAACAGGCTTTGATTGATTTGGGTTATGACGATGTTATAGATGGGCAAGTGGTTACAGATAATATTGACGATATTATTGTTTTGGAAGTAAATGAATCCGGAATAAATGACTTAACAGGTATTGAGGATTTTACGGCATTGGAAAATTTATCTTGTTACATCAATAATTTAAGTGCAATAGACATTAGCAATAACCTTGCTCTTAAAAGAATCGATATACGTGATAACTTGCCTTTAACAGCATTGGATGTTTCGTCTAATTTAAATTTGGAATATATATTGATGAGCAGCCCATTAATAAGTTCAGTGGATCTGAGCAATAATCCTAACCTAAAAGAATTTTACTCCCGTGGTGAAAACAGCAACTTGACATCTGTAGACGTTACGAATAATCCTTTGTTGGAATCCTTACGTGTACGAAGTAATAGCATCAGCGAATTGGACCTCAGCAACAACCCTTTATTATATATAGTTGAATGTGATGACAACCTTCTTACTAGTCTCACAGTAACAAATATGCCAGCTTTACAATATCTTTTTTGTGCAAAGAATATGATAACATCATTGGATGTAAGTCAAAATCCCAATCTTGAATGGTTTTATTGCTCTGAAAATCAGATATCGACATTAGATTTAAGCGAGAATATTATTTTAAGCCAATTTGGTTGCGATATCAATCAACTTACGCATCTTGACGTAAGAAATGGTAATAATTCAGAAATCGTTGATTTTAATTCTTCAGGAAATCCACAACTTACTTGTATTTTCGTAGATGATGTAAATGCACCCATACTCTTAAATTGGGTAATAGATCCTGCTTCCACATTTGTTGCAACAGAGGCTGAATGCGATGCTCTTGGTATAGCCGAAGTGGGTTACCATAATTTCCATCTTTACCCCAATCCAGCAAATACATCGTTCTCAATACACTCACAAGTTCCCATTAATAAAGTAATCCTGCACAATTCAATGGGAAAATTAATTTCTGAATACACAGAACAAAAAGCTTATTCCCTAACAGGTCTTTCTTCAGGGATATACTTTGTGAGAATAGAAACTGATAACGGATATATGATTAAGAAACTTGTGGTTCAGTAAAATTATTTTGAAGTTGTCAACAGCCGGGGTGTATTGCCCCGTTTCATTTACCTCATCCCAATAATTACTCCAATTCACAGTTTTTGTTGCTAATACATAGTTTAATTTACTTCCAAGTATCCAATTATCCAAGTTTCTAAATATCCAACAATCCAACAATCCAACAATCCAACCATCCAACCATCCAACCATCCAACCATCCAACAATCCAACCATTCAACAATCCAACCATTCATTCGCTCATTGCTCGTCCTTCGTCGCTCGTCGCTCGTAGCTCGTACTTCCTACTTCGTATTTCGTACTTCGTACTTTTTATCGAGAATGTAAATTTTAAACAACACTTGTAATGTTAATTCAATATATTTGGTTTCTCCCCTTTTATTTTGTTCCAGTGCGGAATCCCGTAATGGGATGGATTACGGACTATATTATATTTGAATTCTGACTAAACCAATAGCATGCCACCAAACCAAAACCCTGAGCAAATAGCGCGCTATAAAATTGACGCCATGCTATTTAAAGCAGAGTTGTTTACGGGAAGGTTTTGAGGGGAATCATCAAATGGAAATTCAAAATGCTTAATTATTTAGTAATCTCTTTATAATTTAAAAATGTTGAATGATTGGATAGAAAATTGCAGAAAGTATGTATTGCGGTATCTATTAATTATTGCAATTTTATTTGTTTCTAAAAACATTATACAGAAACTTTTAATTGGTCTTGGCAAACTCTTCAATTTTGAATCGACCGAGTTTAAAATAGGTTATATTATATTGATAATTCTTGGATTTAGTAGCTACCTATTCTTAATAGATAAAAAATTTATAGTTTCAAAAAAGGGGCATTTCCTTGCAATTGCTCTATTCTCAAGTTATTTGATTTTTCGATTTTTCGACAACGGAGTTATATATCTTCCAGAACCCACGCTTTTAAAATACATTGATGTCGTTGTTTTATTTTTTCTATTGCATTGTATTCACTGGAGCAACATTAAACTACTAAGCTCAATTACAAATTCCAACAGTAAGGACTTTTTTATCAACGATGCTGTATTTGTAGATGGAGAAATTGATAATGAATTAATTGTACAAAAACTTATTACTAGCATTAAAGGCTACAAACCTAAAAACTCATTTAGCATAGGCATTAATGCGGAATGGGGTTTTGGTAAATCAACCTTTTTACATCGATTTGATCAAGAATTTAGAAAAACCAATTCCGAAACCATTATGTTTTGGTTTCACATTTGGAAAAATAAAGGTGATAAAGCAATCATTGATAATTTCTTCAAAGAATTCGCAACAAACCTTAAGCCTCACTCTGCTGAAATTGAAGATAATATTGAAAAATATACTGATGCTATTTTAAGTGTAAGTCCGGGAGAGATTAGCAATTTAATACGAGCTGGTAAAGATATCTTTAGAGAAGATCATAGTCTTGAAGGGTACTATCAAAAGATTCAAGAGGCTATCAAACGGATTAATCGCCAAATCATAATTATACTTGATGATTTGGATCGACTTGAAAACAACGAAATTCTTGATACCTATAAAATTATAAGAACATTATCTGATTTTGACAATGTGATATTTCTAGCTGGTTATGACAGAAATTACCTAGAAAAAACACTTGGTGATAGTAAGGAGAACTACATAAATAAAATTTTTCAAGTAGAAATTGATCTCCTACCATTTGATGAGAGTCAAATCAATGAAATGCTTTTGGATGGTATTAAAAAAGCATTTCCACATCGTATTAATCAAGAAGACAAGCAAGAAGAACACATTAGAAATGAAAAATTATTTCTAGTATTTAACTCCTTATTTGCTGGTAAAGCTTTTCAAGCATCTTTGGATTTATCTAACATTAGTCTTGATAATTTACTTAATGAAGAAACCCAATTTAGTTGTAGTGA
The Aequorivita iocasae genome window above contains:
- a CDS encoding ATP-binding protein → MKYTNPDLANSISDSLLKIETKPFGSDAYAAKAYVKLIRFQYDSVYSFLKKSITLDRQNQDSIRLARDYNLMGIYYKDVALKDSAVFYYTKAVQIIDKKDAKLAGVYNFELSRYYSLIGDKNRQIRFLKKSKEFSNKARDTLTLYNIEEYENNLFKKAGGDYISGKKQYLFSKSSKNSYLLAWSQQKYADGIISVDSLDRAKVLIDSSINYFKSINNLYLLYVAYSSSANIAYISKDDEERLKIYNAQYNIVKNTEHIFKAANTYNLGDFYLHQKKYDKAKKFLLEVLETNKHQEIQPVLILLTYESLSEIYENRGNFEVALEYHKKFKEIEDMLYNTQVTAQVTDYKIKYETQEKEKENLQLKQDNAEKELKVQQATNLNQRYGFIALTAFLGIFGIFYYSKNRRRKLRDEHIINIAQTKQKEHEKIGADLHSTKAKDLEKIASNLEQKGEVEIAKKVREVKDSIRLLSHELFQIPFSQLEFDDQIINLLFDYNSDSLKITHAGIHTIPWAEVDDTIKRNLYLIISEAISNIKNHSQATTANVKFQKTNKNIDVTITDNGIGFTDEDLKKGHGIGNMRMRVNEIKGSIRFDAVKNKGSEIGIFITAF
- a CDS encoding T9SS type A sorting domain-containing protein, with amino-acid sequence MKKIILALFLIGNCTFAQLTSIPDPNFEQALIDLGYDDVIDGQVVTDNIDDIIVLEVNESGINDLTGIEDFTALENLSCYINNLSAIDISNNLALKRIDIRDNLPLTALDVSSNLNLEYILMSSPLISSVDLSNNPNLKEFYSRGENSNLTSVDVTNNPLLESLRVRSNSISELDLSNNPLLYIVECDDNLLTSLTVTNMPALQYLFCAKNMITSLDVSQNPNLEWFYCSENQISTLDLSENIILSQFGCDINQLTHLDVRNGNNSEIVDFNSSGNPQLTCIFVDDVNAPILLNWVIDPASTFVATEAECDALGIAEVGYHNFHLYPNPANTSFSIHSQVPINKVILHNSMGKLISEYTEQKAYSLTGLSSGIYFVRIETDNGYMIKKLVVQ